AATTTTGATCATTTTAAAAGAGGCGAAATTTTTCAACAAAAATTAGATTTATTTATGAATGAAATAAAAAAGTCTAAATACTTAAAAAAATTGTTTAATGAAAGTTATTTCTCTACACTTTTGTCTCCTATTCCATTGAAAGCATCCAATCTATTTGAAAATGGCTATTCTGCAATAACTTCAAATTTTGTAAATGAAGTTCATTGGGATAATCACATCACTTGTTTAAACAAGAATAAAATTCATACAAAAAATGCATCAAAATGGCACCTCTCTCTTAATCTCGTCCCTTATGAAAATTTAGATGAGAGAAGTCTAAATTCTATTAAGGAAAGTCTCCTATATATTTATGAAAAATTAAGCTCTTGTAAATTGAACGTTATGCTTAAAAATAAAAATGACATTCTTGAAGAATTAAATATAAAAGATAGATTGCTAAAAGAAATGACTTATAGTGAATTTCCGAAAAAATATTTTCAACTAAAAAATAAATATAAAAATCAATTTAGTTATCCAATAATAAATCTCTTCGACTGCATAAAAGATTTAGGATATACTAATTTCATATTAGACCTGCCATCAAATGGAAATTTCTAAGGAAATTTTACTCAACTACATAAAAACAAACTTATCTAAAAGTAATCCAGATATTGATTTATCTACATTATCTTATGAAACTGATTTATCTAGTATTGGGGTTGAATCTATTGTAATTATTTCCCTCCTTTCACAAATTGAAGATGAATTTAAAATCAATATATCTATAGATAGTCTCGAAAAGAATAATTTTATAATTTCAGTTGGGTCAATTACAGGGAGTATTCTAAATGAGAGACCTTAGAGAAGACTTCAAGGAACGCGTTGAAAAAGGTAATAAAAAATTATTTTCTACAATTAATAGTAAAGAATTTTCAAGCAAAGATGTTAAATTTTTCTTTTTCAGTATTTATAGAAAAATAAAGCATAATCAAAAAAATATTGTTTTAATTTGTGACTCATCTATTGAATCTTATATACTTTCTGTTTTTTTGATTTTTAGTAAATACGAAGTTTACTTTTTGAATGCTTCAACTTATAAAAATTTCCATTTAATAGATAATCCTTTAGTTATAGTTTTAAATCAAGAAATGTATGAACTAATTTATAAGGAAAAAGAATATGAAGGAATAATTATCTCGCCTTTTATAGAGGAATTTCAATATTTTTCTCACCCAAGTTTTGATATTGATAGTATTTCTAAAGAATTTTACGAAAATCGGTATATTGGAAAATCAATATTTTGTAGTTCTGGTAGTACTGGAATCCCAAAAATGATTCCACTTTCTTATGATCAGATTAATTCTTGTTATAACAATGTATATTTTGGATTTTTAAATTCCCTTGTTTTTAAAAATATAGTAAGCGTTCATGACACTAGTTTTGTCATAATACTACCGTTTATATTTTGTCTTTCTTCAAGAAATAATTCTCAGATCATAGCTACTCAATCTAAGCCAAAAATAAATTCCTTAGTGTTACTTTCTTCCAACATAAACAATTTTGATGATCATATTTTTATTTCAGTACCATCTGTTTTTAGACTTTTAAGAAAATTTGTAAAAGATAAATTTAAAAAATTCGTTAATGGAGGCCACATCATAACTTGCGGTGAACCACTAGATAAGAAATTAGCTATTGAGATTAATTCTTTCAATCCAATATCTTTTTATAATTTATACGGTTCAACTGAAGTTGCCCCATGGATATTAAAACTTAATATAAAAAATTATTTGGCGAGTTTTTATGATGTTAATCAAATCCCAACCATTCTCCCAGTAGGGGGGAATTTACCAAATGTTGAATTAAAAATTTCAGATAGTTCTGAATTATTAGTTTGTTGTAAATCTGTTTTTAGTGGTTATGAAGGGCAAACTAATGAATCTATATTTAAAACAATTGAGAAAAAAGTTTTCTATAAGACTGGAGATCAATTTAAATTAATAGAAAACCTATATTTTTGTAAAGGAAGACTAAATAGCTCTTTAAAAATTGCAGGGGC
This region of Prochlorococcus sp. MIT 0604 genomic DNA includes:
- a CDS encoding LLM class flavin-dependent oxidoreductase, whose product is MKQIGLFVIPIKVDESISTYNDYIDFLVEAEQKGYTHVYIGEHLTDEKEDIQSSLIFASALLARTTKINVCFCVLPLPHYEIKLLVKQLEDIYRLSCGRIQIGFSQGALKSDAEYLNFDHFKRGEIFQQKLDLFMNEIKKSKYLKKLFNESYFSTLLSPIPLKASNLFENGYSAITSNFVNEVHWDNHITCLNKNKIHTKNASKWHLSLNLVPYENLDERSLNSIKESLLYIYEKLSSCKLNVMLKNKNDILEELNIKDRLLKEMTYSEFPKKYFQLKNKYKNQFSYPIINLFDCIKDLGYTNFILDLPSNGNF
- a CDS encoding acyl carrier protein, translating into MEISKEILLNYIKTNLSKSNPDIDLSTLSYETDLSSIGVESIVIISLLSQIEDEFKINISIDSLEKNNFIISVGSITGSILNERP
- a CDS encoding AMP-binding protein — protein: MRDLREDFKERVEKGNKKLFSTINSKEFSSKDVKFFFFSIYRKIKHNQKNIVLICDSSIESYILSVFLIFSKYEVYFLNASTYKNFHLIDNPLVIVLNQEMYELIYKEKEYEGIIISPFIEEFQYFSHPSFDIDSISKEFYENRYIGKSIFCSSGSTGIPKMIPLSYDQINSCYNNVYFGFLNSLVFKNIVSVHDTSFVIILPFIFCLSSRNNSQIIATQSKPKINSLVLLSSNINNFDDHIFISVPSVFRLLRKFVKDKFKKFVNGGHIITCGEPLDKKLAIEINSFNPISFYNLYGSTEVAPWILKLNIKNYLASFYDVNQIPTILPVGGNLPNVELKISDSSELLVCCKSVFSGYEGQTNESIFKTIEKKVFYKTGDQFKLIENLYFCKGRLNSSLKIAGAFVNPIFLEFEIKANTTVENILLIPSMLEAKLKVVIFVSEENKQDQNELNQIYSLIRKIINDNSSTNIPTELIINNDSIEFLKSGKINRNYYKEKYVIKSL